In Oryza glaberrima chromosome 8, OglaRS2, whole genome shotgun sequence, the following are encoded in one genomic region:
- the LOC127781864 gene encoding transcription factor bHLH48-like, whose product MQQTGYKIKNTCNISLSLSLSLSPGVSVFDWLGSKAMDANGGNGFGVESNASAVHGGMAMAWQWHGGQMSGGSSCAAAPPPVQQPAMDSLAWSSTVSPSTGAATAASGAGFLLPPAAVRGGFGSFPVNSGGIVEPAGDCSSESKKKRRSDEIAGTDHANASNALADSGNETECSKDANGEVIGPPATAAAGGKSKGKGAKDAGEAQKEGYSHVRARKGQATNSHSLAERLRREKISERMKLLQDLVPGCSKVTGKALMLDEIINYVQSLQRQVEFLSMKLSAVNPRIDLDIESLVNNSKDVLRFPGQPSTAPMGFSFSTEMMPGLQLSRPGILQGGVHGMINPDVFTSLMQKQQQNDKGAFREPQMHQTLDGSFRNTAQMPYPQVMSSEELSIRQDQDGFHM is encoded by the exons ATGCAGCAAACTGGCTATAAAATCAAGAACACTTGcaacatctctctctctctctctctctctctctctcctggaGTCTCTGTGTTTGATTGGTTAGGGAGCAAGGCGATGGATGCTAATGGCGGCAATGGGTTTGGAGTAGAGAGCAACGCTTCGGCTGTCCATGGTGGCATGGCGATGGCTTGGCAATGGCATGGCGGCCAGATGAGCGGCGGCAGCtcgtgcgcggcggcgccgccgccggtgcaacAGCCGGCGATGGATTCTCTCGCGTGGTCGTCGACGGTCTCGCCGAGCACCGGCGctgccacggcggcgagcggcgccggctTCTTGCTGCCACCGGCAGCCGTGCGCGGCGGCTTCGGCAGTTTCCCGGTCAACTCCGGCGGCATCGTCGAGCCGGCCGGCGACTGCTCGTCGGAgtccaagaagaagaggagatcaGACGAG ATTGCTGGAACGGATCACGCGAACGCATCGAACGCGCTTGCCGATTCTGGGAACGAGACCGAGTGTAGCAAAGATGCCAACGGCGAAGTGATCggcccgccggcgacggcggcggccggcggcaagtCGAAAGGGAAGGGAGCCAaggacgccggcgaggcgcAGAAGGAAGGGTACAGCCATGTCAGAGCTCGGAAGGGGCAGGCAACCAACAGCCACAGCCTAGCAGAGAGG CTGAGAAGGGAGAAGATCAGCGAGAGGATGAAGCTCCTGCAAGACCTTGTCCCTGGCTGCAGCAAA GTCACCGGGAAGGCGTTGATGCTCGACGAGATCATCAACTATGTTCAGTCCCTGCAAAGACAAGTCGAG TTTCTGTCGATGAAGCTCTCGGCAGTCAACCCAAGAATCGATCTCGACATTGAATCACTTGTCAACAATTCCAAGGAT GTTCTTCGTTTTCCCGGGCAGCCTTCCACTGCTCCCATGGGATTCTCCTTCTCCACGGAGATGATGCCGGGGCTACAATTATCACGACCGGGCATCCTTCAGGGAGGTGTCCATGGCATGATCAATCCAGATGTGTTCACCAGCCTcatgcagaagcagcagcaaaaTGACAAGGGAGCATTCAGAGAGCCTCAG ATGCATCAGACTTTGGATGGATCATTCCGTAACACCGCACAAATGCCGTATCCACAGGTCATGAGTTCAGAAGAGCTAAGCATCAGGCAAGATCAAGATGGGTTTCACATGTGA
- the LOC127781862 gene encoding heat shock protein 90-5, chloroplastic-like: MAPSLSRSLGASSVAALRPCAGRVRAPGAGAARGSGSARCGRGVRWEAGSGSRGRLVRVRCDAAVAEKAEETAEEEKFEYQAEVSRLMDLIVHSLYSHKEVFLRELVSNASDALDKLRFLGVTDSSLLADGGELEIRIKPDPDAGTITITDTGIGMTKDELKDCLGTIAQSGTSKFLKALKENKDLGADNGLIGQFGVGFYSAFLVAEKVVVSTKSPKSDKQYVWEGVADSSSYVIKEETDPEKMLTRGTQITLVLRPDDKFEFADPGRIQGLVKNYSQFVSFPIYTWQEKSRTVEVEEDEEAKEGEEAKEGEQKKKKTITEKYWDWELANETKPIWMRSPKEIEKTEYNEFYKKAFNEFLDPLAYTHFTTEGEVEFRSVLYIPGMAPLSNEEIMNPKTKNIRLYVKRVFISDDFDGELFPRYLSFVKGVVDSNDLPLNVSREILQESRIVRIMRKRLVRKTFDMIEEISEKDDKEDYKKFWESFGKFIKLGCIEDTGNHKRLAPLLRFHTSKNEGDLISLDQYVENMPENQKAIYYIATDSLQSAKTAPFLEKLVQKDIEVLYLIEPIDEVAIQNLQTYKEKKFVDISKEDLELGDEDEDNKESKQEYTLLCDWVKQQLGDKVAKVQISKRLSSSPCVLVSGKFGWSANMERLMKAQTLGDTSSLEFMRGRRIFEINPDHPIVKDLNAACKNEPESTEAKRAVELLYETALISSGYTPDSPAELGGKIYEMMTIALGGRWGRSDTETEAATTGDASTETGSSEATVTEVIEPSEVRPESDPWRD, translated from the exons ATGGCGCCTTCGCTGAGCAGGAGCCTGGGGgcgtcgtcggtggcggcgctgcggccgTGCGCGGGGAGGGTGAGGGcgccgggggcgggggcggcgcgggggagcGGGTCGGCGAGGTGCGGGAGAGGGGTGAGGTGGGAGGCGGGGAGCGGGAGCAGGGGGAGGCTGGTGCGGGTGAGgtgcgacgccgccgtcgcggagaAGGCCGaggagacggcggaggaggagaagttcGAGTACCAGGCGGAG GTTAGCCGCCTAATGGATTTGATTGTCCATAGCCTTTACAGCCACAAGGAAGTATTTCTTCGGGAGCTTGTGAG TAATGCGAGTGACGCATTGGATAAGCTGAGGTTTCTTGGTGTGACTGATTCTTCTCTCCTTGCTGATGGCGGCGAGTTGGAGATAAGGATTAAACCAGACCCTGATGCAGGAACCATAACTATTAC TGATACTGGCATTGGAATGACCAAAGATGAACTTAAGGATTGCCTTGGTACTATTGCTCAGAGTGGCACCTCAAAATTTTTGAAGGCTCTAAAG GAGAATAAAGACCTTGGAGCCGATAATGGTCTGATTGGCCAGTTTGGGGTTGGGTTTTACTCAGCTTTTCTTGTAGCGGAAAAG GTTGTGGTCTCCACTAAGAGCCCCAAATCAGATAAGCAATATGTATGGGAAGGTGTAGCTGACAGTAGCTCTTATGTCATCAAGGAAGAGACTGATCCTGAAAAAATGCTTACACGTGGCACTCAGATTACTCTCGTTTTAAGG CCTGATGATAAGTTTGAGTTTGCTGATCCTGGAAGGATTCAAGGCCTAGTTAAGAACTACTCTCAGTTTGTGTCTTTCCCCATATACACATGGCAGGAAAAATCCAGAACTGTCGAG GTTGAAGAGGATGAAGAGGCAAAAGAAGGTGAAGAGGCGAAAGAG ggtgaacaaaagaaaaagaagacaaTTACTGAGAAATACTGGGATTGGGAGCTAGCCAATGAAACAAAGCCTATATGG ATGAGAAGTCCAAAGGAAATTGAGAAAACAGAATACAATGAATTTTATAAGAAGGCATTCAATGAGTTCTTAGATCCTCTGGCCTACACTCACTTCACAACAGAG GGTGAGGTGGAATTTAGGAGTGTCCTTTACATTCCAGGAATGGCTCCGCTTAGTAATGAGGAGATAATGAATCCAAAAACTAAGAATATCCGGTTATATGTCAAAAGAGTATTTATCTCTGATGACTTCGATGGTGAACTG TTCCCCAGATACTTGAGCTTTGTAAAAGGTGTAGTTGATTCAAATGACCTTCCCCTCAATGTTTCTCGTGAGATTCTTCAGGAGAGTCGAATA GTAAGAATTATGCGAAAGAGACTTGTTAGGAAGACATTTGATATGATTGAGGAGATTTCTGAAAAGGATGACAAGGAG GATTACAAGAAGTTCTGGGAGAGCTTTGGCAAGTTCATCAAACTTGGTTGCATTGAGGACACTGGAAATCACAAGCGTCTTGCACCTCTGCTGCGTTTCCACACTTCTAAAAATGAGGGAGATTTGATAAGTCTTGATCAATATGTAGAAAATATGCCAGAGAACCAAAAAGCAATCTATTACATTGCTACAGATAGTCTCCAGAGTGCAAAGACTGCTCCTTTCCTAGAAAAGTTGGTTCAGAAAGACATTGAA GTTCTCTACCTCATTGAGCCAATAGATGAGGTTGCCATTCAGAATTTGCAGACCTATAAAGAGAAGAAGTTTGTTGATATCAGCAAAGAGGACCTGGAGTTGG GTGATGAAGATGAGGACAATAAGGAAAGCAAACAGGAATACACTCTTCTGTGTGACTGGGTAAAACAGCAGCTTGGTGACAAGGTAGCAAAGGTTCAAATATCAAAGCGCCTCAGTTCGTCACCATGTGTTCTTGTATCTGGCAAGTTTGGTTGGTCTGCCAACATGGAAAG ACTCATGAAAGCACAAACACTTGGGGACACATCAAGCTTGGAGTTCATGAGGGGTAGAAGGATTTTCGAAATTAACCCTGACCACCCTATTGTCAAGGACTTGAAT GCTGCCTGCAAAAATGAGCCTGAAAGTACAGAAGCTAAGAGGGCTGTTGAGCTGTTGTATGAGACTGCTCTGATCTCCAGTGGATATACT CCTGACAGTCCTGCGGAGTTGGGTGGTAAGATCTATGAGATGATGACAATTGCCCTTGGCGGGAGATGGGGGAGGTCAGACACCGAGACTGAAGCAGCAACCACTGGTGATGCCAGCACAGAGACAGGCTCATCTGAAGCCACGGTGACGGAGGTGATTGAGCCTTCTGAAGTGAGGCCTGAGAGTGACCCATGGAGGGATTAA
- the LOC127781863 gene encoding uncharacterized protein LOC127781863: protein MGGVTSSVAAKFAFFPPDPPAYGVADEEEPPPPGSAAPAAAATARRVSLTGVPWREGVEARRVRTRRGTEIIAVYVRCPKARLTVLYSHGNAADIGKMYELFVEFSARLHVNLMGYDYSGYGRSSGKASEANTFADIEAAYKCLVEVYGTREEDIILYGQSVGSGPTVDLAAQLHRIRAVVLHSPILSGLRVMYSVKKTYWFDIYKNIEKMPLVKSPVLVIHGTNDDIVDCSHGKQLWELCQNKYEPLWIEGGDHCNLQTFPVYIRHLKKFISTIENMPLEKESSSTENEKLLAETETASDGSALSDAPWTTSQRLEPPRKSTRHELPPRLSNDRVDKRRRSTGRREKPRSIVEKKEKSRRSVDTFDRTRDEHDQPDKPRKSIDRLGEMIRSMGLCNVDCFKEPPRSIETTRDR, encoded by the exons ATGGGCGGGGTGACGTCCTCGGTGGCCGCGAAGTTCGCGTTTTTCCCGCCCGACCCGCCGGCGTACGGCgtggccgacgaggaggagccgccaccgccggggtcggctgctccggcggcggcggcgacggcgaggagggtgTCTCTGACGGGGGTCCCGTGGAGGGAAGGTGTGGAGGCGAGGCGGGTGCGGACGCGGCGGGGCACGGAGATCATCGCCGTGTACGTGCGGTGCCCCAAGGCGAGGCTCACCGTGCTCTACTCCCACGGCAACGCCGCCGACATCGGGAAGATGTACGAGCTCTTCGTCGAGTTCAGCGCCCGCCTCCATGTAAACCTCATGGG GTATGATTATTCTGGTTATGGACGGTCATCAGGCAAG GCAAGTGAAGCTAATACCTTCGCTGACATAGAGGCTGCATACAAATGCCTTGTGGAGGTATATGGCACCAGGGAAGAAGACATTATCCTGTACGGTCAGTCTGTCGGTAGCGGTCCGACTGTCGATTTAGCTGCTCAGTTACATCGTATAAGAGCAGTAGTTCTGCACAGCCCCATATTGTCTGGCCTGCGTGTCATGTATTCTGTGAAGAAAACATACTGGTTTGACATATACAAG AACATTGAGAAAATGCCCCTTGTTAAATCTCCCGTTTTGGTAATTCAT GGCACAAATGATGATATTGTCGATTGTTCCCATGGGAAGCAGCTATGGGAGCTGTGCCAAAATAAGTATGAACCTCTATGGATCGAGGGAGGAGACCACTGTAACCTGCAGACCTTCCCAGTGTACATAAGGCATCTGAAGAAGTTCATATCGACGATCGAAAATATGCCTTTGGAGAAAGAATCATCATCAACCGAGAATGAGAAGCTGCTAGCCGAAACCGAAACGGCTTCCGATGGTTCTGCTCTCTCTGACGCTCCATGGACGACCTCACAGAGGCTAGAGCCACCGAGGAAGAGCACGAGGCATGAGCTGCCGCCTCGATTGAGCAATGATCGTGTCGATAAACGAAGGCGAAGCACGGGCCGCAGAGAGAAGCCAAGATCCATcgtggagaagaaagaaaaatcaagGAGAAGTGTTGACACATTTGACAGGACGAGGGATGAACACGATCAGCCAGATAAACCAAGAAAAAGCATCGACAG GCTCGGAGAGATGATCAGATCGATGGGGCTCTGCAATGTTGATTGCTTCAAAGAGCCTCCTCGAAGCATTGAGACTACCCGAGATCGGTGA